Within Longimicrobium sp., the genomic segment CACGTCGATCCCCGCACGGTTCAGCAGCGCACGTCCGGAAGCGGCGATCCCCCTCAGCATCGGTATGGTTCGTGGCGGCACATGATGGTCACTCGGGTGGATACTGGACGCGCATCGGCTCCCGGGCCGGTCCAGCATACTCGCGCCGTCACAGGAGAGACCGGAAGAAGTCCAGATGGCGGCGGGCGACTACCGGCAGCGCGAAATGTGCGCCGACGCGGCGGAGTCCGGCCTCGGCAAGCGCGCGGCGATGCGCGGAATCCGCCAGCAGGCGGTCGATCGCGCGCGTCCACGCCACTTCGTCCGCCTCGGGGACGATCATCCCCGCATCGCCGACGACGTGGGGGATCTCGCCGCTGTCGCTGCCGATGACCGCCACGCCGCACGCCGTCGCCTCGATCAGCATCCGCCCGAGTTGCTCCTTCCACCGCGGGGTCGTCT encodes:
- a CDS encoding glycosyltransferase produces the protein TTPRWKEQLGRMLIEATACGVAVIGSDSGEIPHVVGDAGMIVPEADEVAWTRAIDRLLADSAHRRALAEAGLRRVGAHFALPVVARRHLDFFRSLL